A segment of the Bacteriovorax sp. BAL6_X genome:
GACGATTTGTTAGGACGATCTCTTCTCGTCCGACTTCACCTCTCAAGGCCTTTGCAAAAGCATTACGAACTTTCTCTACTTCACTTTCACTTAAGTGACCCTTGTAATAATCATAGACACTCATGCCTATATAATCTTCAGCAAAGCCAAAAAGAGTTGTTGAAACATAGAGGAAGCGTGCCTCTTCATCAAATACAGCAACTCGAACATTTTGTTCTTCAAAACTACCAAGTTTTAATAAATTAATGAGTTGCTGTGTGTTCATATATTGTTTAATTACGTCTTATACGAATTTTACTACACAATAATTCTTCTTCCCTTTTCTAAGAATTAAGCAAGATTCACTCGCCAAATCCGAGGTCGTTATTATGTGTTCGACATTTGCATTTTTAATGTTATTAATAGCAACACCATTTTGAGAGACCATTTTTCTTGCCTCTCCTTTAGATTTAAATAAAGGAGTGGATGCTAACATATCTAAGTAATTAATCTCACCTAATTGTGATTTTTCAAGTTCTACCGACGGAACATCATCAAAAATACCAGCAAGTTCAGCATCAGTTGTATTTTCAATAACCTTTCCAAAAAAGAAGTCTGTTGCTTTAAGAGCTGCATCAATACCTTCTTTCCCATGAACAAGAGTTACGATCTCTTCAGCAAGACGCTTTTGCGCTGCTCTTAAGTGAGGTTCAGTTTCTACTAATTTTTCGTACTCAGCAATTTCTTCTAGAGTTAAGAAAGTCAAAGTTTTAAGATATTTGATTACTGAAGAGTCATCAGAATTTAGTAGAAATTGATACATCTTATAAGGAGACGTCATTGTAGGATCAAGATAAATCGCACCACCTTCAGACTTACCAAACTTCTTTCCATTTGAGTCAGTTAGAAGAGGGATTGTCATACAAAAAGCTGGCTTCTGATACATCTTACGAGTTAGATCCATCCCAGCAGTCATATTCCCCCATTGGTCAGCTCCACCAATTTGCAGGCTTACATCATAAGTTTCATTTAAGTGCGCAAAGTCGTAACCTTGAATTACTTGATAAGTAAATTCTGTATAGCTTAAACCAGCATCTGAACTAATACGTGACTTAACTGAGTCTTTTGAAAGCATTTCACCAACGCGAAACTTCTTTCCAACATCTCTCAAAAACTCAAGGAAAGAGAACTTTCCAATCCAATCAATATTATTAACCATAACAGCAGCATTCTCACCCTCAAATTTTAAAAGCTTTTGAAGCTGCGCTTTTTGACCGGCCAGATTCTCTTGAACCTGATCTTCAGTTTGAAGGTTTCTTTCATCACTCTTACCACTTGGATCACCAATCATTCCAGTAGCACCACCAACAAGAACGTAAGGCTTGTGACCTTGTTTCTGTAGACGCATCATTGTGATAACAGCGAAAAGATTCCCTAATTGAAGAGATTTTGCTGTCGGATCATAACCACAGTAGAAAGAAATCTTCTTATCATTTAAGATTTCTTTTAACTCTTCATGTGAAAATTGATTAACGATTCCTCTTGCTTCTAATTCTTCAAAAAAATTCATTATACTAGTCTCTCTTTAATAATTGTAATTGGCGTAAGGGCCACAACAGTTTTTAAATCTGGCCCGTGAGCTCGTCCAGTTAGACAAACACGAGTCCCCATAAAAAGTGGCTTCCCTTTAATTTTTAATTCTTTCTTTAGGTAATTCATCCACTCGCCAACTTGTTCTTCAGTAACATTCGTTGCCTGATCAGCTAATTGAGCCTTTAAGTATTCTTTAATCTGCGGAGTTGTCTCCCATCCAATAGCTTCATTGTACTGATCATCAGCTTCAGCAGATGCATCAAAGAAGATTGGCAGGTGCTCATTGATATTGCTAAAGAGTTGAACCTTTTCTTTCATAAGGCCTGCAAATTTAACTTTCCAAGCTTCATCTTGCTTGTGATACTCACTTGCTTCTGGAATAAAGCGATCAAAGCCAGCGGCAATATCCTTATCATCTAACTTTCTAAGCCATTGCTCATTAAAGAAGTTAAGCTTTGTAATATCGTACATTGCTGATGATTTTGAAAATCTCTCGTAGCCAAATTTTTCACCAAGTTCGTTTACGTCAAAAATATCTGTCTCATCAGGATGTGACCAACCAAGAAGACAAAGATAATTTGCAAGGGCCTCTGGTAAATAGCCTTGATCCTTGTACTGAGTAACTGAAGTTGCTCCGTGACGCTTAGAAAGCTTTTGGCGGTCTGAACCAATTAGGAGTGAAACGTGTCCAAAGTTTGGAGGAGTTACTCCCATTGCATCGTAAATCATTAACTGGCGACATGTGTTGTTTAAATGCTCTTCCGCACGGAAAACGTGAGTCATCTCCATCTTTGCGTCATCAACAACACAACAGAAGTTATAAACAGGCATTCCATTAGCTCTTAAGATAACGAAGTCCCCTACCATATTCGCTGGAAATTTAACGTGTCCTTTGACAAGGTCCGTAAACTCCCAAGTCTTTCCAGGATTCTTAAAACGAATCACATACTCATCACCTGCATCAACTCTCTTTTGCGCTTGAGTTGGATCAAGATCACGGTATTGGCCATGGTATGCGTGTGGATCCTTATTTTCATTTGTTGCTTTTTCAGTTAGCTTTTCTAGTTCTTCACTTGTTAGAAAACAAGGGTAAGCTAGTCCACGCTTAACAAAGTCCCAAGCAATATCTTTATAGATTTCAAGTCTTTCAGACTGACGATATGGACCAAAGTCACCACCCTTATCTGGACCTTCATCATGCTCAATCCCCATCCACTTAAGGTCTGCAATCTGGGCTTCTTCATATTCACGTTTTGATCTTTCAAGATCAGTATCTTCGATTCTTAGAATATATTTTCCACCATTTGCCTTAGCAAATAGGTAGCTATAAAGAGCAGTACGAGCGCCACCAATATGTAGGTAGCCAGTTGGAGAAGGTGCAAAACGAACACGAACAGTCATGTAAATTCCTTTGGGTAATTAAACGTATTTTTTTATAATATAGTTGAGCGATATTATAGCTTTATAAATAGGAAATGACACTTTCTAAGTCGATTTTTTTCGGGAAAAACAATTGAAATTATAGGGTGTTCAAAATCGAATCCACATGGTCGACATTCTTCAAACGTTTGGACATAGAACGTGACACTATGCAATTCTCTCCGTAGCAAGAATCAGTGATATTTTTAAAACAAGAGCTAAGTAATTGAAAATAACGAGGTGTCCCAATAACAATACGGCCGGAACCATCCTCTTTAGGAGTAATTTTACTAGCATGCAACTTCAAGCACTCATCAACACCAAAAGTTGTGTACTCTAATAAATACTGCTTGCGGGCCTTGAGATATCTACTCGCAAGCTCATGCTTTGAATGAGAAGCATAAGAGCTTAGGCCAAACAGCAATTGACAGGATACGAATAAACTCATTAACTTAGTCATAAATTGATTCTAACAATATATTTTCCTTTAGCAATGAGAAATAAATGCGCAGAGAGATTGAATTAAATTCCAATGGACTTGATACACTTGATGACTACTTAGTTGAGTGTGGTCGCTTATTTGATTTCCCAAGCTTTTATACGAATAATATCGATGAACTCTACGAATTCATTCAAACCTATACAGATAAAAACTTAAGTTTATACTGGTCAAATACTAAAGATGCGCAAAATAAATTAGGTCAAGATTATTACCGACTAAAAGAAGTATTTGATTTAATTAGTTCACAATATAGTGAATTTCAATTTTATGTTAATGAGTAAGGTAACTCGTTTGCCCCGAGCTAATTTTAATTATTGAAGTTTTTGGACCTTGAGTAATAACGAGCTCGCCACTAGTGTCACCATCTGACAAGTGGCCCTTATAAAAGTAGAGATCATCTCTAATATGTATAAAGCTAAAACGCATGCCTCTTTGAATATTTTTAGAATGAACCCAAATAGGCCCCCTCTCCTTAGTTCTTAAATACACTGCAAACGTATTTATATCTTTCGCATAATTTATTTTAACTTTTTGATTACTTAAAAATTCTTTTTCAAAAATTGCTAAACTTGAATTTTCACAACGCGATGGTGAAATAAGACATTTTTTTGAAACAAGAGTTGTGGCCGGAGTCCCAAATAGTCGAAAGCGTAAATGTACACCATCAATATTATAATGAGTTGAAACCTTATCCTCACCTACTAAGTTGGGATTGGAGCTTGATGGAGCAACAGCAAAATCACCTTCAATATCAAAGAGACTCGGTGCCAAGGTTGCAGAAATAGTCACATAATTCTTATCTGTAATCATTTCAAAAAATTGATAACTCTTAAAGTACTCCATGGTTTCGACGACTTTCTTAGAGCCGATCTTCATATTCTTTAATTCCTTTTTTCCAAGAATCGGCAAAATAAATGTACCAAGGGAATAGCCAAGGTTTGCTATGATTGCCCCGAAATATGGTGTGGCCATCGTCATAATATTTTTTACTCTATGATGGATGGGGTCTTGGGCCTGAAACATATTTCGAAGCCAAAACAACGTTATCAGACCACCTTGAGAATGAGCGACTATTGATATCTTAGAATGACTCTTCTCAAATCGATCGTGAATAAAAGAATCAAAACTTTGAATAAAATCATCGAGATTTAACTTATTATTACCGGTATCATATTCAAAAAAGTGCGACTTTATGCACTCATTCGGATGATATTTATTGAGGTACTCGGCCCAGTAACCGAAGGCCCCTTTATTACTAGCGATCCCGTGAATAAAGACCACGTCATGAATTTCATGAGAGTCACTAGTGCCACAAGTAGCACTAGTATTAAAAGATAAGAGAAATAGTAAAGATAGAACTAATAATCTCAAATTACTCCATACCTTCTGGGTAGATCTGAATTGCATGATTTAGCGTTGTTTGTACCCAAGCATATTCTCTTGCAATAAGTGGAGCATTTAAGAAATCTTCTTCACCTTCTTGAAAAAGGTCGTAATCATATTTTGGCATATTCTCATTTGGATAGATTGAATCGCGAACGTAGAAAACACCTTTAGAAGCACACCCTACTTCTTCAAAGCGTTTTTGAACTGCATTTCCCTTTGCCATAACTTTTTCAGCATTAGCTAAGTATTTCTTACGCCAAGTTTCACTCTTTGTTTTCTCTGCCTTTTCCAGGTAGTAGTCACGTTTTTCTTCCATACGTGGTTTAAAAGAAGAAACGAATGGACACCCTTTAGTGTCGGCCTTGTCATTATAGCCAAAGATATAATTTGCGTGCCAAAATCCCTTATGATTATAAATTACCAAAACTGGTGCATTTCTTTTATGAAGTGCTTTTTTAATTCTTTCTACAATATCTTCAGGAGCTTTTGCTACGGCCCATTGGTCCATATCAGAATCAACGTGAATTACTTCTCTTTTAAAATTTGGAAGCTTATATTCAACAGCATTTTTATCAATTGTATCTGTTAAATCAATCCAGTTAAACTGAGTTCCATATGATCCGTCTTCATCTTTAGCATCAGTTACAACACGTTTACCATCAACCTTCTTAAAATTACCTTTTGTGAAACGGTAGTCCTTATTTGAAAACATCACAGAACTTTTATTAATTCTTCTGATATTATCAGTTCTCCAATTTTCGATTTCTTCTTGGTTGGTCTTATTTGTCTTTAAAGACATATAGTAGCGTTCTGCAAAATTAATTTTCTTTTCACCCTCGAGGTTATTAAGTCGGTTATACCACCACTCCACAACACCAGTGTGGGACATATAAAGACATGAGCCAGCATCTTCTTGAGCCGGGGCCGCAACAACGTACTTCATTAACTCATTAAAACCACCAGCAGTAATTTCATCTTCCACGAATGTATTAGGATTGATTGTACCTACGTAATCTTTTTGAAGTGATTGATAATCTGAAATTTCTGAGATTTCGGCCTGTGCTGAGAAAGTAGAAATGGCCGCAGCGATTGCGAGTAAAGTTTTAAACATATTCCCTCTTTTAATTTAAATTCTTTTCATATGTGAAGGGTGAAATGCTAGCAAATTTGAACCATAATCACAAAAATTAAGACAAAATGAAGCGATGCGCACACATTAGATATGCGTCAAGTGCTGAATATTTTGTTTAATTTTTAAATTACTTATGACAAGTAAATAACGACAGATGCACCAATTGCAGTAATTGCCAGAAGAATCCAAGTATTTATTGCTGAGCTTTTCTTAACTTCTTTGCGATTTGTTACATACTTCTTATTGCGTTTATT
Coding sequences within it:
- the tyrS gene encoding tyrosine--tRNA ligase, whose product is MNFFEELEARGIVNQFSHEELKEILNDKKISFYCGYDPTAKSLQLGNLFAVITMMRLQKQGHKPYVLVGGATGMIGDPSGKSDERNLQTEDQVQENLAGQKAQLQKLLKFEGENAAVMVNNIDWIGKFSFLEFLRDVGKKFRVGEMLSKDSVKSRISSDAGLSYTEFTYQVIQGYDFAHLNETYDVSLQIGGADQWGNMTAGMDLTRKMYQKPAFCMTIPLLTDSNGKKFGKSEGGAIYLDPTMTSPYKMYQFLLNSDDSSVIKYLKTLTFLTLEEIAEYEKLVETEPHLRAAQKRLAEEIVTLVHGKEGIDAALKATDFFFGKVIENTTDAELAGIFDDVPSVELEKSQLGEINYLDMLASTPLFKSKGEARKMVSQNGVAINNIKNANVEHIITTSDLASESCLILRKGKKNYCVVKFV
- the gltX gene encoding glutamate--tRNA ligase, giving the protein MTVRVRFAPSPTGYLHIGGARTALYSYLFAKANGGKYILRIEDTDLERSKREYEEAQIADLKWMGIEHDEGPDKGGDFGPYRQSERLEIYKDIAWDFVKRGLAYPCFLTSEELEKLTEKATNENKDPHAYHGQYRDLDPTQAQKRVDAGDEYVIRFKNPGKTWEFTDLVKGHVKFPANMVGDFVILRANGMPVYNFCCVVDDAKMEMTHVFRAEEHLNNTCRQLMIYDAMGVTPPNFGHVSLLIGSDRQKLSKRHGATSVTQYKDQGYLPEALANYLCLLGWSHPDETDIFDVNELGEKFGYERFSKSSAMYDITKLNFFNEQWLRKLDDKDIAAGFDRFIPEASEYHKQDEAWKVKFAGLMKEKVQLFSNINEHLPIFFDASAEADDQYNEAIGWETTPQIKEYLKAQLADQATNVTEEQVGEWMNYLKKELKIKGKPLFMGTRVCLTGRAHGPDLKTVVALTPITIIKERLV
- a CDS encoding barstar family protein, which codes for MRREIELNSNGLDTLDDYLVECGRLFDFPSFYTNNIDELYEFIQTYTDKNLSLYWSNTKDAQNKLGQDYYRLKEVFDLISSQYSEFQFYVNE
- a CDS encoding triacylglycerol lipase, translated to MRLLVLSLLFLLSFNTSATCGTSDSHEIHDVVFIHGIASNKGAFGYWAEYLNKYHPNECIKSHFFEYDTGNNKLNLDDFIQSFDSFIHDRFEKSHSKISIVAHSQGGLITLFWLRNMFQAQDPIHHRVKNIMTMATPYFGAIIANLGYSLGTFILPILGKKELKNMKIGSKKVVETMEYFKSYQFFEMITDKNYVTISATLAPSLFDIEGDFAVAPSSSNPNLVGEDKVSTHYNIDGVHLRFRLFGTPATTLVSKKCLISPSRCENSSLAIFEKEFLSNQKVKINYAKDINTFAVYLRTKERGPIWVHSKNIQRGMRFSFIHIRDDLYFYKGHLSDGDTSGELVITQGPKTSIIKISSGQTSYLTH